The genomic interval ttgTATATCACAACCTTGATATAAATATTCAATCCCACGAGCCACACCTAAAGCAATGGTATGCATTTTCTCAGAGCTTATGACGATACTTCCTTGCATCAAATTGTGTTTATTGAGAGGCCTTTTAGGGATGaactcatatatatacaagagcaGGATTTGATCTTCAACGCAAAAATCAATGAGTTCCACTACATTAACATGGTAAATCCTTCCAATGGTTGCAACTTCAATAATTAATTGATGGCCATTAGCTTTGGATTTACCTAACATCTTTATTGTCATGTGTCAACCACTTTGAATTGTTCCTTTAAAAATGGTTCCATAGCctctttcacttttttttctaagcaagaaaatatttcattaagaAATGGAAAGCTAGATACGTGAGGAGGGAGTGGGGTTCTCCAACAAACACCCCATTACAACAACTACAACTCTAAGTTGAAAAACTTGGTTCCCACCCATTACAACAACTACAACTCTAAGTCGGGTTTTGGGACCAAAAACTTGGTTCCCACCCATACCTTGCAAAAGAAGACGTTGTAAATGACGATTTTTTATAGTTCGCACAATTGTGCAAACTATGATGCCATCGCTAGAGGTGGTGGATGCTAAAGGTGCACTATAGTTTATTGTCCTGAGGTGTTTCCTAAAAATATCTCTATTCCCTTTCTCAAGATCatcatcaattaataaaaatggaAACATAGTAGGGAGACTGGCATCGAATGAGCTGGACTGAGTTTCTTCACGCTCTGCAATGGCGGCGTGTGGGGACCATGCGCCGGTGATTGTGAGATGGGGTGGGTCAATCTAGAAGACCTTCAGATGGCAAATCTACGGGTGTGGTGCGTGTAATCGCCGGACGCATGTTTTCGCAGCGATGCGTGGCGGCCACACACAGAACAAGCCGAGCATGAGACTCACGCACAGGGATTTTCAAAATGGTTTTACTTTGTCCCGATAGATCGACGGATGGGGATGTGCGTGGTGGGGCACGTGCTGGCCATCAGTCGTTGAAGTGCGGTGATCTGACCAAAATTGAGCTGGTAGAAAGGAGGCACTAAAAAACACAAGTTGCAAATTTTATACACAAACAGGATCTGAAAAATGAACAGAGAGAGACTCTTCGATGGAAACACTAATCGGTGAGGATGATAACCTTTTTAGAGAGAAGAGAGTTTGTCTTTCTAGAAGTGAAAAGCATATAATGATTTCCCCTCCTTTTCCTAGTTTATCTTTTAAGACTTTTGGTCATCTTTGTGCACTGTCACAGTCCAGCTTACAAGACTAAGCCCAGCTTATAGTAGGGCCCATTGGCCACTATATGGTTATTTCATGAAATCCATTTTATAGCTTGTCTTTTGCTGTTTAATTGGACTTGTAGTGTACCTAGTAATGGGCCTAGTTTAGAGTAATCTTCATTTCAGATGTTAATTTGGGCTCATATGTGGGACAACTTGCTGAGACCTCATACTATACGTATACATACTGAGCTAGGGGCACAACGGATTTGTTATGGAATCTGCGagaaatttgtttaattttcctGCAGGTCTGGGTTCCTCAAATACCCACTGTAGTTATAGCCTATGATGAAGATATGAAAGTTTTATTTCCATTACCATTCCTGTTGATTGTCCTTTTGATTTACAATACTCGGTTACAACCCATTTCTGAAGACGAAGaatcataacaaatggtatctaGAGCCGACTATCCATGGAAGATGGAACACGTTTCTAGCAGCAACAAGAAATTTTACAGCGGCAGGTAGACTCTCGTGAGAAGAGTCTTCAAGATATGAAGAAACACTTGAACCGCTTGACAGAGATGCTGCTAAAGTTGATGGCAAATCAGAGGGTTGCACTGTGATAGTGAGGAGTGGCAATCAGGGGTGATGGGAGGAAATGGTGGTAGTGTCCACGGAAGCTTATTCCAAAGAAATTCCTCTTCCCTCACTCCTCTTAAATCTCTCACCCTCACCACAAAAAACCCGTCAGACTATATTACAACCtgcaaatctctctctctctctctctctctctctctcatttctctacGTCTTCCCTAAGAGAAAACCTTCGAAACACAGAGTCGTCCCTTAGTATCTCTGTCTCTTCCCACACCTCACTCATGGTCAAATCTACAAGGCTATAAGGATAGTTGTCGACAGAGGAAGGAAGAGAACAAGAAGGGAATGAAGGAGCTAAATCTGGGAAAGACCTCCCAGTGAAGCAAGTGAAGTTGCCTAGGCAACTCCAGAATACGCTGGTATCATTTTCTGGGTTGTGGATTTTTATCCTGGCATTGGCACCCCCCTTTCAAACCCGTAGAGCATGGAACGGCATACGAGTCATGGGAGCCACCATCGCCGCTCACTAACCCAACGCTGGCCATCCCCTCACTTTCGACGGGCAGATCTGGTTTTACACCACGACTGAGCATTTTGGAAGTTCTAGGGTGGAAGCTTCTTCTCATTCTCTGCTCAAAGCCGATACAGagctccctctccctctcttggcTCAACTGAAGCTCGGTATTGCGTTGGAAGACGAAGGGTGGTTATTGGAGTGCTTTTGGCTATTTTAGCACTACTTTGTATTGGGTACCACAAGAAGCGCTCCTAAATAGGGAATAACAGTTCTCGTAAGGCAGCGACGATCCCTACTCGTACGAAGGGTACTGATGCTTGCACCATATTAAATGACTCGACCGTTGGTCCGGACTCACCTTTAAAGTCTGCACGTAACGGCATGTCCCTTTGGTTAACAGATTTGGGAAGAGTAATGTTGTGTTTGCATCTGGAATACTCGAGTATTCTTATAGGGATCTGCAGAAAGCAACCCATAATTTTACAACTTTGAGAGGACAAGGTGCATTTGGTCCTGTTTACAGGGCTCAGATGTCCACTGGCGAGATTGTTGCTGTTAAGGTTCTTGCAATTGATTCCAAGCAAGGAGAAAAGGAGTTCAAGACTTCAAGACAGAGATGGAACCAATGCGCAACCTATTTGCAGCTCTTATTCCTTCAAATATTGAAAtgctcatacatatatatttcctAGGGAACTAGCGGATCCAAGTCCTAGCTAAAGCTTCTTACAAAGTTAGTAGGGCTATTTTTGGATGGTACAGGTTTAGTCTACAAAATTGGAGAAAATCGTTTGATAGAGGAACAACGATTCTTGTGGCCTTTGGAtagagaaagggaaaagaaattttggaaaatcaaTCGATAGAGAAACAAAGCTTGTGGCCTTTTGATAGAGGAAGGACAAAAATAATGAATGATGGCAGAAATCCCTACCACCTTGAATAAAGATGAGTTCAAGGACTTCTTTACACAATTTGGAGAGGTCAAGGAATACCAAATCATGCGGGACCATTCTACTAATCAATCTCGTGGCTTTGGATTTATTGCCTTTGACGTAGACCAAACTGTTGATGGTCTCTTGTCTAGTCATGCCTATTATGCCAAACAAATTTATACTCATGTTGTGAAGTTGGGAATTCTTGGGAATTCCATTGTTTGCAATGGCCTTCTTGCAATTTATACGGAAGGTATGGCACCTCagttgtttgatgaaatgcttGAGAAAGTTGAAGAAATAGCACTGAAGCTTGATTGGGATGGACTTCTTGTTATTGGTGGTGATGACTCTTAACACTAATACTTACCTCCTTGCTGAGAATTTCAGGGGTAACAATCTAAAAGCTCAGCTCCTTCTAGTTTAATTCATTGGccttttgatagaggaaaaGGACTAGATTATTGGATGGATGGTCTTGTGTTACCGCCTTTTGAGTCAACTTGTAATTTGAATGATGAAGATATAGACTGTGAGAAAGACAAAGGGGATTCAGTGGTTGATACTATTCAGACAGGTGAAGGATTGCACTCTCTCGAGGTAGATGAGAATGTGGAGAAGCAATCCTTGTTCAAATGTGTGTTTAGGTGCAGGAGAGTTTTTGAGATGGAGGGGACGAAAAATACTGAAGTGGAAATAAGTAGTATTGAAATGTACTACCTCTATTTTATGTCGTGTGATCCAGAACTCAAGGGCACAATAGTCAAAGGAATGACTGTGTGGAGAAAACCAGATGATTATTTACCTGGGAAGATGGCTCTTTTGTTGACATTCTATGGTTTTGTCTTTAGCTTACCTTGCACTTGGCCTAACCTGGTTTCTAATGGTTTGTTCAGTTATGGAAGGATGTCACACAGTTGCACTACCACATTACAACGGTAATTGCTCTTGGAATGTGGGAAATGGCTGTCTACTTCGAAAATGCCAACTTCAATTCAATTGGAAGCCGACCAATGATCAttactttgtggactataaTTTTCAGATCTGTCAAGAAAAATGGGTCTCGCCTTCTTCTTTCGGTGGTTTCAATGGGCCCTAGGCACAACAAAACCCACGAAGCTCCGTCGGCCACGAGCATTCTTAGCTAACTCTCCTCCACCCATTCTTATCCTTCTGCGAGTTAGAGCAATCTCAAGGAATAGGATCATTGCCATGAATTACAACACTTTCcattttttgtcatttcaagttcttttttttttttttttttttaatgaaagccTAATAAATAGACTGAAGCAAAgcacaataacaaaaaatatttgttcgTTCAAGGAGAAGATGACCCTATAGAGAGCTTTCTAGAGGTCCTCTATGACCTTGGTAGAGGCTTCTTGGGAGTCGAGCCCTTGGGACTCATAGTGGGATACGAGTTCTTGTTGGACAGGTAGCTTTCTCTTGTATGGCTGGCTGCGTCTTTGCCCTGTggggatgaggaggaggaggtgcttTGAGAGAAGGCCATTGGTGTTAGTAGTTGTTCCATTTTGTGATAAAAACGAAGCCAAGGAAAACCAATTGAAGTAGAGAGGGGTTGGGTTGCCATTTCACAAAAGAGACGAGGGAGTTTTTTTTTGCAGCATTATCGACCATAGGCAGGCAcattaaatatgaaataaaagaacTTAAATGGCAATCATTCATTGGAAGGTTGTTATTAGAGGGACAGCAGACCGACCGGTGGAAAGATATTCTAAACCGGAAAAGCTTTGCGATATCAACTAAATTGAACCTCCAAACAAATCAATTTGTAGACTTCCTTGGCTGTTCTCCTTATCTTCCATTATATCACTGTAGGTCGTACGACCCGAGTCCGACGACATGCCTGACTTCCAGGCCGACAGATCATAATCTTCTACCGGTCTCTCGGCATCCGCCTTCTCTTGCAGCTCCAATGCAAGTTCGAGCTTTTCCATCACATCTACCATCGTAGGCCGTTGGATCCCCTGATCTTGCACGCAAGCCATCGCAATCTCCACGTATACCTTGAAGCATTCCGGAGCTATCTTCCCCTCCAGATAGGGATCTATGATTTTGCCGATGCTCCCATTCTCGTTGCATTTTCGGGCCCAGTTGGCCAAATTCCATTGCACTTCCTACAGTTTGGGATTCAAAGCTTTTCGGGCACATAATACTTCCAAGAGCACCATGCCGAAGGAGTACACATCGGATTTTTCAGTCAGTTGTCGGCGTCTTGCGTATTCCAGATCCAAATATCCAAACGTACCCCTTACCATCGTAATAACCCCAATGTTATCCAGATCCCAAGGCACCCTCTTACCACTCAAGAAGTTGTAACTAGCCGCAGTGCTACTTGGAATCTGTTCGGACAATCCAATATCCAAAGGCCAACTGGTAACCTCATCGTCCACTACGAGGTTGCTAAACTTAATGTCATAATTCAAAACCTGTTTGGACGATCCGAAATCTGAAACCTTGGCTACCCATTTATCGTCCAAAAGTATATTGGTCGTCTTCACGTCACGGTGGATAACTGTGTGCTTCAAGCCCGTGTGTAGGTAGTGCAAGCCACACGCCACTCCGATGCAAATCTGGAGCCTCTGTTTCCACAGAAGGGGGGCCTTGTCAGTGTCGTAAAGGTGTTCGCGGAGAATGTTGTTGGCCATGAAATCGTAGACGAGGATCATCTCGCCCTCATCGTTGCAGTATCCGATTAATGGAATGAGGTGGACATGGGGAATCTGACAGAGCAATAGAGTCTCCGTCCTGAGCTGTTCTACACCTTGTTTTGAACCCACGCACAAGCGCTTTATCACCACAGACCTGGAGTTACCCTCGTCAATGAAACCCTTATATACATGGCCAAAGCCACCCACACCGACAATTAATTCTTTATTGAAGTTATCAGTTGCTGTTTTGATTTCGTCCAGAGAAAAGTGGCGGCATAGTTCTCCGGGCAGGGATGAGGCTCTTGTCTTTCCTGACTTCTCTTCGTTAGGGCATGAAAAACCCTAGCGCTTCCTCAGTTTCGCAAGAGCGCTAGCCATCAAAACACCAGAAAAAGCTCGCCCAAGAAGCCCACACTCCGGGCAGAAATGAAAATTGTTTTCTTTATCTTGGGCCTTGCTCACAAGTCACAAGCTCATGGAAATGCACCTCGTGAGGCAAAGGTCACCGACAAGTGACCGcaacaaatttaaaagatatatttttacattattataTGAATAGTGCTATAGATATAAAcggattattaaaaattaaatttataaaataaagtaatttcatataatttattagacttattttttaataaaaataattttagaatataacgtatcacattataaatttaattttgtataattaatatgAGGCCAAAGTACTTCTCTTATTCCGTCAAGCAACAAACTCACGTTAGAAGCTAAGTTATAATTTAAGGGCCAGttataaacttaaaatttaaatccgCCTTTAGATTTAATGGTTGAGATCACTCTCAATCGCTTTTCTATTTTGcaactttttgtaaaataaagaataatatgttaaaaaaatttcaaaacttgaTAAAAGGatagaaagttaaaaagataggactaatgatttttttttccatctctctctttttttgttaaCATTTTATTGGGCTATTGATGTCATTTTGGCAATTAATGTATGAGAaatatttagtgatttgagaatattacaaatttattggtagttagaaaagtatttaaaatgaataaggaaagaatatttaaagaactagaaaaacaatatataaataaatatatagtatattgtaaAATTCGTTagctaaaataaaaagagtacatttttgtgatgtattttaaagaataaaatacaaACACCATCGAGATTGCTATAAGATGGAACAAAAACATGATCTTGGTAATTAAATTTTAGGAGAGGTTCATGTATAAAGTAAGAGacatgacaatttttttttttttttagatgatatgagttgagataaaaattaaaaattaaataaaatattattagaatatatttttttaatattatttttattttaagatttaaaaaaattgaattgtttattttattttatataaaaatttaaaaaattataataattagattaaaataaaataaaataagaaattttatgaaagtgaaagaagttttaaattttcattttttttatcctaaTGGAAATTATTACACTTTCTTGGGGGTAGACCCATCAACCCACATCTCACCAATCCCTCTATTAGTATAAAGTGAAAACATATAAGTTAAACTTCAAGTTAATTGATGGGCAATATGGTGacgattttattaatttgatgataatgttggaaaaaaaatattctatgtTATTTCTAAATTCcatttttattgttctttttttcaaaatttatgttTGATTAGTTTTAAtacttttggatttttttttctttctaaattctgttttcttctttatagtttttattttt from Juglans regia cultivar Chandler chromosome 2, Walnut 2.0, whole genome shotgun sequence carries:
- the LOC109018108 gene encoding RNA-binding protein Musashi homolog 2-like, whose protein sequence is MAEIPTTLNKDEFKDFFTQFGEVKEYQIMRDHSTNQSRGFGFIAFDVDQTVDGLLSSHAYYAKQIYTHVVKLGILGNSIVCNGLLAIYTEGMAPQLFDEMLEKVEEIALKLDWDGLLVIGGDDS